In the Bacilli bacterium genome, AAAAATATGCGCGGGAATCATGATGCCTCCCCGCTCGATCGTTTCCCGCTGCAGTTCGCGCGCCGTAACATAGATCCGCTGCGAGCTCAGTTCCACATTTTTCATCGATTTTGCCATCCATTGCGTAAACTGCCGCATGGTCGCGAGATCGGGCATAAAAACAAGCAAATGCGCCGCGCCCATGCCGGGATCGTGCACTTCGATCTCGCTGCCCAAAAGCACGGTCGTGTCCTTGTAGCGGATCCCCCCGCCCGGCAGTTCCCGCATCTCGCCGGTCTCCAAATAATGGATAATATCCGCCTGCACGGAAGGCGAATGGCAGTCAATGATGCCGACCATGCCGATTCCTTTCCGCTCCGACGCCTCATGCGCAATATTGAAAAATGTCAAATCTTTCGAGCCGCTGATTTTGACCACCTGGCCGTTCCCGGCCCGGCCAATGTGAATATGCAAATCGGCAAAAAAAGTTTTCATAATCCCATCACGCCTGTCTTTATATATTGCCGCCAAATGTAATAAGCGAGGAGCGTTTTCGCGTCGCTGATCCGGGAATCGCGAATGAGCATCTCCGCTTCCGCCGGCGTAATGGCGCTGACGGTCAAAAACTCGTCTTCATCGGGATTGGCCTCGCCCTTTTGCAAATCTTCGGCCCAATATAAATGGATGATTTCATCGGAAAAGCCCGGCGCGGTATAAAACGAATGAACGGGTACCAGCGATTTGCACCGATAGCCCGTCTCCTCCTCCAGTTCGCGGCGCGCCGCTCTTATAGGCTCCTCGCCCGGCTCCAGCTTCCCTGCCGGGATTTCCACCTGCGTTCTGCCGAGCGCTTTGCGGTATTGCTCGACGACCAGCATTTTGCCGTCATGCACGGCCAATACGGCCACCGCGCCGGGATGCCGCACGACTTCCCGCGTCGCCGGCTTGCCGTTTGGCAGCGTGACGTGCTCAATCGCGAGATCGATCATCTTGCCGGTAAACACAACTTCCGTTTTGACTGTTTTCTCTTCCCATGAATTTTGCGATGTCATGAATGCCGCCTGCCTTTTCGATTTATCATAAAACATGCTTGTCCGGCATATGCAAATAATACTTGCGATAACTCGGGCGGTTTGCCGGGTTGCAACCTCTAGCATGATCGGTTCGCCTGCTCGCGCCCTTAAAGCTTGGAATCCCGGGCGGTTCGCCGGGTTGCAACCTCTAGCGGACGCAGGAGAGCTTATTTTGCGCAAATTGCCGCCAATTTGATTCTAACGGACGTGGGAGAGTCTATTCTTGCCTTTTTCCTGATATTCGGGCATTAAAACGACAAATAGCCGCCAATGCGTCCGTTAGAATTTCAGATCAGCCTTTTTTCGGCAAATAGCCTCTGCTGCGACCGTTAGCGATGTGCAGAGAGGTGACCGCAAGGCAATCCTACCGTTTTAGCGATGTGCAGAGAGGTGACCGCAAGGCGATCCTCCCGTTTTAGCAATGCGTAGTGAGGTTATCCTCCCGTTTTAGCAATGCGTAGTGAGGTTATCCCCCCGTTTTAGCAATGCGCGGTGAGGTTATCTCCCCGTTTTGCGATGCACAAGGAGTCGCTAACCTGATTTTTGCGTTGTGCAGGGGCGGCCCCTCCCCCGGTTTTGCGTTGTGCGGGGAGACATATCGTTTACAAAATGCTGGCGCCGGAAGCTGACCGCCTAATGGCGGCGGGTTTAGACCCGGCACATGGAAACCAAATTGAAAGCAGGGTTGAGACCGGTATGCTCAAAATACATGAAAAAGGCTTGGCGATTGCCGGCAAACCGCGGGCAATCCGCGCTTTGCTGCGCGAACTGCTCATGCGCATGGAGCCCGGCGCGCCGCTTCAATCCGTATTGGATGAAGCGGGCTATTGCGGCCGCCTGCCGTCAGCCAAGCCGCCGCATAAACCGCGGGCGTACTCGGCCGCGGCGCCCACTCCGAGAAAAAAATCCGGATCATGAACCAAATCTTTGCCCATCGTTGTCACCCGCAAGGGATAGTCGGCCAGCGCCAGCGCCAATTCCGCCCGGCCGGGGCGGCCCATCCACACAGGCTGATGCTTTTCATCCAACCCGGCGGCGCGGAGTTGCTCGCTCACAATCCGCTTTTTCTCTTCCGCCATTGCCGCGGGAAGCGGAATGACCGCCGAGCGCAGCGCGATTGCGCCCAGCGTGTTTAGGAAATGGTGGCTTAGCCCGAGATGGCGCTTGCGGGTTTCGGCAAAACTGATGCGAGGGATTACAATGGGCACGCCGCCAAGCAGCGAAACGGCGTTTACCAGTTCCCCCACCTCGACGCCGGAATGGCCGAATGCCGTGCCGGTTCCGGCGATCCCCGGCCCCATGGCGACAATCGCGATA is a window encoding:
- a CDS encoding NUDIX hydrolase, which produces MTSQNSWEEKTVKTEVVFTGKMIDLAIEHVTLPNGKPATREVVRHPGAVAVLAVHDGKMLVVEQYRKALGRTQVEIPAGKLEPGEEPIRAARRELEEETGYRCKSLVPVHSFYTAPGFSDEIIHLYWAEDLQKGEANPDEDEFLTVSAITPAEAEMLIRDSRISDAKTLLAYYIWRQYIKTGVMGL